The following are encoded together in the Adhaeribacter arboris genome:
- a CDS encoding beta-N-acetylhexosaminidase, which produces MRKIHLLLLYLFTTFTSYSQATKPEVAIIPEPVSLKINTGQFVLPRNVVIAASAHPQLKSTVAFLRERLSVPTGRNVTVSKPSTTATIRLILLPTPDNSIGKEGYHLAVTPQNIVIRANQPAGLFYGAQTLVQLFPNEIESAELVKKTSWLVPCVEVTDYPRFGWRGLMFDVSRHFFTKQEVKQYIDDMVRYKYNLLHLHLTDDEGWRIEIKSLPKLTQVGAWNVKKEGYFGNFSPPQPNEPRTYGGFYTQADIKELVLYAKERFVNILPEIDVPGHSLAAVVSYPELSCTPGVENYRVRSGEQIMDWSHGAPPIALVDNTLCPANEKVYEFLDKVITEVAQLFPFEYIHVGGDETPQNFWEKSDAIKSLMKKENLKNLHEVQGYFERRLEKIVLSKGKKFMGWDEILEGGLAPSAAVMSWRGMKGGIQAARLKHEVVMSPTDFAYIDYMQGDVSIEPRIYATLRLSKAYQFEPMPDSVDAQYIKGGQANLWTEQVYNMRHAQYMTWPRGFAIAESLWSPKESKDWKDFINRVENHFNRFKIAEKNYAPSMYEPIFNVTKTPDNNVKIALSTEIEGLDIYYTFDNSFPDRFYPKYTEALVPPKDAVMLKVVTYRGKEPVGRLITMPVTEWKARAGIK; this is translated from the coding sequence ATGAGAAAAATTCACCTTTTACTGCTTTATCTTTTTACCACCTTTACTTCTTACAGTCAGGCTACTAAACCGGAGGTCGCCATTATTCCGGAACCGGTCTCCCTGAAAATAAATACCGGTCAGTTTGTATTACCGCGCAACGTAGTCATTGCCGCCAGTGCGCACCCTCAGTTGAAAAGTACGGTTGCTTTTCTGCGGGAGCGTTTATCGGTGCCCACCGGCCGCAACGTTACCGTGAGTAAACCTTCTACTACCGCTACTATCCGTTTAATTTTACTGCCAACCCCCGATAATAGTATCGGGAAAGAAGGCTATCATTTAGCAGTTACGCCGCAGAATATCGTGATTAGAGCCAACCAGCCGGCGGGTTTATTTTACGGGGCGCAAACGCTGGTGCAGTTATTTCCGAATGAGATTGAAAGCGCCGAATTAGTAAAAAAAACCAGCTGGCTGGTTCCCTGCGTGGAAGTTACGGATTACCCCCGGTTTGGCTGGCGCGGCTTAATGTTCGATGTGTCGCGGCATTTCTTTACCAAGCAAGAAGTAAAACAATACATTGATGACATGGTGCGCTATAAATACAATTTGCTGCACCTGCATTTAACCGACGACGAAGGCTGGCGGATAGAAATTAAAAGCTTACCTAAATTAACCCAGGTAGGCGCCTGGAATGTAAAAAAAGAAGGTTATTTCGGCAATTTCTCTCCCCCACAACCCAACGAGCCGCGTACTTACGGCGGTTTTTATACCCAAGCCGACATTAAAGAATTGGTGCTATACGCGAAAGAACGTTTCGTAAATATTCTGCCGGAAATAGACGTACCGGGGCATAGCCTGGCGGCCGTAGTTTCTTATCCGGAGTTATCCTGCACGCCCGGCGTGGAAAATTACCGGGTGCGCTCCGGCGAACAAATTATGGACTGGTCGCACGGGGCGCCGCCCATTGCTTTGGTAGATAATACCTTGTGCCCGGCTAACGAAAAAGTATACGAGTTTCTGGATAAAGTAATTACTGAGGTAGCCCAACTTTTTCCGTTTGAATACATTCACGTAGGCGGCGACGAAACGCCGCAGAATTTTTGGGAGAAAAGCGATGCCATTAAAAGCCTGATGAAAAAAGAAAATTTAAAAAACCTGCACGAAGTACAAGGCTATTTTGAAAGAAGGCTGGAAAAAATAGTACTCTCCAAAGGTAAAAAGTTTATGGGCTGGGACGAAATTCTGGAAGGTGGCTTGGCGCCAAGTGCCGCCGTAATGAGCTGGCGCGGCATGAAAGGCGGCATTCAGGCGGCCCGCCTGAAACACGAAGTAGTCATGAGCCCAACGGACTTTGCTTACATTGATTACATGCAGGGCGATGTCAGCATTGAACCGCGCATTTACGCCACGCTTCGCTTAAGTAAAGCTTACCAGTTTGAGCCTATGCCCGACAGCGTAGACGCCCAGTACATTAAAGGCGGTCAGGCTAATTTATGGACCGAACAGGTGTACAACATGCGCCACGCCCAGTACATGACCTGGCCCCGGGGTTTTGCCATTGCCGAATCGTTGTGGTCACCGAAAGAAAGTAAAGACTGGAAAGATTTCATTAACCGGGTAGAAAACCACTTTAATCGCTTTAAAATTGCCGAAAAAAATTACGCTCCCAGCATGTACGAGCCTATTTTTAACGTTACTAAAACACCGGATAATAATGTAAAAATTGCTTTAAGCACCGAGATAGAAGGGTTAGACATTTACTATACTTTTGATAATTCGTTCCCCGACCGGTTTTACCCGAAATATACCGAAGCCCTGGTACCGCCTAAAGATGCCGTTATGCTGAAGGTGGTAACGTATCGGGGAAAGGAACCGGTAGGTCGCCTTATTACCATGCCGGTTACAGAATGGAAAGCCCGCGCTGGCATAAAGTAG
- a CDS encoding porin family protein — MRKVIFIACLFFLISPVCYSQKNFGVKAGINVTRLEVNEAYTLKIKNRLGYHLGVWKESTFSPKVFLRTELFYTLKGGRYSDTLTLPFASETSRINGTLIYNYLTLPLLLGYQLNSKTAVFLGPEFSLLIVPLNREDGGKAHNMKHILRYNGLDMGLTAGFRYNLNAKLSADLRYTYGFSTILQYEVTDAQGNTYLPKQSHNQAAQLGLSFRLKTKDKKS; from the coding sequence ATGAGAAAAGTAATTTTTATTGCGTGCTTGTTTTTCCTGATTTCACCGGTTTGCTATAGCCAGAAAAATTTTGGCGTAAAGGCAGGAATTAATGTAACCCGCCTGGAGGTAAACGAAGCCTACACTTTAAAAATCAAAAATCGGTTAGGTTATCATCTGGGTGTCTGGAAAGAATCTACCTTTTCGCCTAAGGTCTTTTTACGCACAGAATTATTTTACACCCTAAAAGGAGGGAGGTATTCCGATACGCTTACCCTACCTTTTGCCAGTGAAACTAGCCGAATTAATGGAACGCTCATTTATAACTATCTTACCCTCCCCTTGCTACTTGGCTATCAACTTAACAGCAAAACAGCCGTATTTCTTGGCCCGGAATTTAGTTTATTAATAGTTCCGCTCAACAGGGAAGATGGGGGAAAGGCACATAATATGAAGCACATTTTAAGATATAATGGCCTTGATATGGGACTTACTGCCGGTTTCAGGTACAACCTAAACGCTAAACTAAGTGCTGATCTCCGGTACACTTATGGTTTTAGTACAATTCTGCAATACGAGGTTACGGATGCGCAGGGAAATACGTATTTGCCTAAACAAAGCCATAACCAGGCAGCTCAATTAGGTTTAAGCTTTAGGTTAAAAACTAAGGACAAAAAAAGTTAA
- a CDS encoding RNA 2'-phosphotransferase: MLPEKEITRISKFLSLVLRHQPEKINITLDENGWTDVATLIQQVNKSGSRLSFEILDFVVANNNKKRFAFNPDKTKIRAHQGHSVEIKLGYPPQTPPAVLYHGTSEKNLASILAEGIQKRNRHQVHLSPDKSTALTVGQRHGKPVILQVDAAAMHAAGLVFYLSENQVWLTGLVHAEFLHVLTT; encoded by the coding sequence ATGCTGCCGGAGAAAGAAATAACGCGGATAAGTAAGTTTTTGAGTTTGGTGCTGCGGCATCAGCCCGAAAAGATAAATATAACTTTAGACGAAAACGGTTGGACGGATGTAGCTACCCTCATCCAGCAGGTAAATAAAAGCGGCAGTAGGCTTTCGTTTGAAATTCTGGATTTTGTGGTAGCCAACAATAATAAAAAGCGGTTTGCTTTTAACCCCGATAAAACTAAAATCCGGGCCCATCAAGGGCATTCCGTGGAGATAAAACTGGGCTATCCGCCGCAAACCCCGCCCGCTGTACTTTACCACGGCACCAGCGAGAAAAATCTAGCTTCGATTCTGGCGGAAGGAATTCAAAAAAGAAACCGGCATCAGGTGCATCTTTCTCCGGATAAAAGCACCGCCTTAACCGTAGGCCAACGGCACGGCAAGCCCGTAATTTTACAAGTAGATGCCGCTGCCATGCACGCTGCTGGACTTGTATTTTATTTATCCGAGAACCAAGTATGGCTCACGGGCCTAGTTCATGCTGAGTTTCTGCACGTGCTAACTACCTGA
- a CDS encoding serine hydrolase domain-containing protein, producing MKSVYFLLGLTLLNLAVYAQNGNSQRGLNSGVKINFNYVGATELQTIMNRYTAKDLPGIALAVYKEGQEWWSGASGFARVESKTPMTIQNLQYLQSVTKTYMAVAALKLSEEGKLNLDAVISKYLPQEYNHLIKNIDQITVRMLLNHTSGIAEYNSDPEYTAAVILHPTEILPMEEVIRCLANEEPQFAPGTHYRYTNTNYFLLTVIADVITGNHAQYLEEKIFKPLQLHNTFYRSSPGYLKYPLLPDCYWDILNSGRPANITPMQVANVAALRGDDGIVATPIDAIKFLKGLVEGKLIKAASLAQMQQWVKNDAGKPAYGMGLHYIEEGGIIGFGHGGGGLGAGCLLLYVPAKKTYVFLATNIGLVIDGPVGLKVNDMKNEVLAVVLR from the coding sequence ATGAAAAGCGTATACTTTTTACTCGGATTAACCCTGTTGAACCTGGCGGTATATGCTCAAAACGGAAACAGCCAGCGTGGATTAAACAGTGGGGTTAAAATTAATTTTAATTACGTTGGCGCTACGGAACTTCAAACTATTATGAATCGCTACACCGCGAAAGATTTGCCGGGTATCGCTCTTGCAGTGTATAAAGAAGGACAAGAATGGTGGTCCGGAGCCAGCGGCTTTGCCCGGGTAGAATCTAAAACGCCCATGACCATTCAGAACCTGCAATACCTGCAGAGTGTAACAAAAACCTACATGGCGGTGGCCGCTCTAAAATTATCTGAAGAAGGTAAACTAAACCTGGATGCCGTTATTTCCAAATACCTCCCTCAAGAATATAATCATCTGATAAAAAATATCGACCAAATTACCGTGCGGATGCTGCTGAATCATACTTCGGGCATTGCCGAATACAACTCCGACCCGGAATATACGGCCGCCGTTATTTTGCATCCCACCGAAATACTGCCCATGGAAGAGGTAATTAGATGCCTCGCCAACGAAGAGCCGCAATTTGCTCCGGGCACTCACTACCGCTACACCAATACCAATTATTTTCTGCTCACCGTTATCGCCGACGTTATTACGGGTAACCATGCCCAATACCTAGAAGAAAAGATTTTTAAGCCGCTGCAATTACATAATACTTTTTACCGCAGTAGTCCGGGTTACCTTAAGTATCCGCTTTTACCGGATTGCTACTGGGATATCCTGAATAGTGGGCGACCGGCGAACATAACCCCTATGCAAGTAGCCAACGTAGCCGCCCTAAGAGGCGATGATGGTATAGTAGCCACGCCAATTGATGCAATTAAATTTCTGAAAGGGCTCGTGGAAGGCAAATTAATAAAAGCCGCTTCGTTGGCCCAAATGCAGCAGTGGGTAAAGAATGATGCTGGTAAACCCGCTTACGGTATGGGACTGCATTACATCGAAGAAGGGGGTATAATTGGCTTCGGGCACGGCGGCGGGGGCTTGGGAGCTGGTTGTTTATTGTTATACGTACCGGCCAAAAAGACTTACGTTTTTCTGGCTACCAATATCGGCTTAGTTATCGATGGGCCAGTAGGCCTAAAAGTTAATGATATGAAAAATGAGGTTCTGGCCGTAGTTCTTCGGTAA
- a CDS encoding PhzF family phenazine biosynthesis protein, with translation MKQKIYQVDAFTDKVFSGNPAAVCPLEEWLSDELMQKIANENNLAETAFYVKQDGEYHLRWFTPTVEVDLCGHATLATAYVLFHHENHPGDIVHFYSPRSGPLSVTRNGEVLTLNFPTDLVAPIELTEEITAGFDLKPSFAFKGKTDYLLVFDTEEQIRNITPQLGAISKLNARGVIITAKGNEVDFVSRFFGPQSGINEDPVTGSAHTTLTPYWAGELGKSELTAIQLSERKGYLQCKHLNDRVEISGQAKLYLQGEIYLE, from the coding sequence ATGAAACAGAAAATATATCAGGTAGATGCGTTTACCGACAAAGTTTTTTCGGGAAATCCGGCGGCAGTTTGCCCCTTGGAAGAATGGCTGAGCGACGAATTAATGCAGAAAATTGCGAACGAAAATAATCTGGCCGAAACGGCCTTTTACGTGAAGCAAGATGGGGAGTACCACCTCCGGTGGTTCACGCCAACCGTGGAAGTAGACCTGTGCGGGCATGCTACTTTAGCGACGGCTTATGTTTTATTTCACCACGAAAATCACCCGGGAGATATAGTACACTTTTATTCTCCTCGCAGCGGACCTTTATCAGTTACCCGAAACGGGGAAGTACTCACCTTAAATTTTCCGACCGATTTAGTAGCGCCAATAGAATTAACGGAAGAAATAACCGCCGGCTTTGATCTTAAACCCAGCTTCGCTTTTAAAGGGAAAACTGATTATTTACTCGTGTTCGATACCGAAGAGCAAATAAGGAACATCACTCCTCAGCTGGGGGCAATTTCTAAATTAAACGCCCGGGGTGTAATTATCACGGCTAAAGGTAATGAAGTTGATTTTGTGTCCCGATTTTTTGGTCCGCAATCGGGAATAAACGAAGATCCGGTAACCGGTTCGGCGCATACCACTTTAACGCCCTATTGGGCCGGAGAATTGGGCAAATCAGAATTAACGGCCATTCAGCTATCCGAGCGCAAAGGTTATTTGCAATGCAAACATTTAAACGACCGCGTTGAAATTAGTGGCCAGGCAAAATTGTATTTACAGGGAGAAATTTACCTGGAGTAA
- a CDS encoding ABC-F family ATP-binding cassette domain-containing protein, translating into MLTIQNLIYSHPNKDLLFDNINLTLNKPEKAALIGNNGAGKSTLLKIIAGVLLPSGGTVQTGAMPYYVPQLLGQYNYLTVAQALQIEEKLNAFYQILAGNITETNLTLLNDDWNLEERCNEALAYWGLTHLNLNQALHTLSGGQKTKVFLAGISIHQPELVLLDEPSNHLDTAGRSLLYQFIRSSSSTMLVVSHDRKLLNLLGMVLELSKRGITLYGGNYSFYAEQKATESESLNQEVRSKEKALRKAKELERKTAEQEQKLDVRGKKKQEKAGMPKIMMNIMKNNAENSTSRLKGIHAEKVGAISQELHELRQKLPDTDKIKFGFDQSGLHKGKILFSAREINYSYGQAKLWPEALTFQITSGERIALKGMNGSGKTTLIRIVLGEIEPQTGTVQRADNKAVHIDQDYSLINNQLKIYEQAQQFNSSGLQEHEIKVRLNRFLFTKDDWEKYGRDLSGGEKMRLMLCCLTISNKAPDIIVLDEPTNNLDIQNTKILTAAINDYQGTLLVVSHDEYFLEQINAERWIHLG; encoded by the coding sequence ATGCTTACTATTCAAAACCTCATTTATAGTCATCCGAATAAAGATTTATTGTTCGATAACATAAATCTTACCTTAAATAAACCCGAGAAAGCCGCCTTAATTGGGAATAACGGGGCGGGTAAATCTACCTTACTAAAAATTATTGCGGGAGTTTTACTCCCTTCCGGCGGCACAGTGCAAACCGGCGCCATGCCGTATTACGTTCCCCAGCTTCTCGGGCAATATAATTACCTTACAGTTGCTCAGGCGCTGCAGATAGAAGAAAAGCTAAACGCTTTTTACCAGATTCTGGCGGGAAATATAACCGAAACCAACCTGACCTTATTAAACGACGACTGGAACCTGGAAGAACGTTGCAACGAAGCCTTGGCTTATTGGGGTCTGACCCATTTAAATTTAAACCAGGCCCTGCATACCCTGAGCGGCGGGCAAAAAACCAAGGTTTTCCTGGCCGGTATTTCCATTCATCAACCCGAACTGGTTTTACTCGACGAACCCAGTAACCACCTGGATACCGCCGGACGGAGCTTATTGTATCAATTTATTCGATCCAGCTCCAGCACCATGCTGGTAGTGAGCCACGACCGGAAATTGCTGAACCTGCTCGGTATGGTATTAGAATTAAGCAAACGCGGCATAACCCTGTACGGGGGCAATTACAGTTTTTACGCCGAACAGAAAGCCACTGAAAGCGAGTCTCTGAACCAAGAAGTACGCAGCAAAGAAAAAGCTTTGCGCAAAGCCAAAGAGCTGGAACGGAAAACCGCCGAACAAGAACAAAAACTGGACGTTCGGGGCAAGAAAAAGCAGGAAAAAGCCGGTATGCCCAAAATCATGATGAACATCATGAAAAACAACGCGGAAAACAGCACGTCGCGGCTAAAAGGAATTCACGCGGAAAAAGTGGGAGCTATTTCGCAGGAATTGCACGAGCTGCGCCAAAAATTGCCCGATACCGACAAAATAAAATTCGGCTTTGATCAATCTGGCCTGCACAAAGGCAAAATTCTATTTAGTGCCCGGGAAATTAACTACAGCTATGGGCAAGCAAAGCTTTGGCCGGAAGCCTTAACTTTTCAGATTACCAGCGGGGAGCGCATTGCTCTTAAAGGCATGAACGGCTCCGGCAAAACTACGTTAATCCGGATTGTTTTAGGGGAAATCGAACCCCAAACCGGTACCGTGCAAAGAGCCGACAATAAAGCAGTGCACATCGATCAGGATTATTCCCTGATTAACAACCAATTAAAAATTTACGAGCAGGCCCAGCAATTTAATTCCTCGGGCTTACAGGAGCACGAAATAAAAGTACGGCTTAACCGCTTTTTGTTTACCAAAGATGATTGGGAAAAGTATGGCCGGGACCTAAGCGGCGGGGAGAAAATGCGCCTTATGCTGTGCTGCCTCACCATCAGTAATAAAGCCCCGGACATAATTGTGCTGGACGAGCCCACCAATAATTTAGATATTCAAAACACTAAAATTTTAACCGCCGCCATTAACGATTATCAGGGAACCTTGCTGGTAGTATCGCACGACGAATATTTTCTGGAACAGATAAACGCAGAGAGATGGATTCATTTAGGATAA
- a CDS encoding SRPBCC family protein yields the protein MIASPKPDQEIVTVRALDFPKERVYTAWSNPDQLKVWWGPNGFSNTFEIFDFRPGGRWKFVMHGPEKGNYKNECEFIQIDEPNLIYWKRLTQPLFHVGATFEEMESERTRVTFRMIFDSVEECNKIKRFALEKNEENFDKLNNLLKTLYPGK from the coding sequence ATGATTGCATCACCAAAACCTGACCAAGAAATAGTTACTGTAAGAGCTTTAGACTTTCCTAAAGAGAGAGTTTACACGGCTTGGTCCAATCCTGACCAACTGAAAGTTTGGTGGGGACCCAACGGTTTTTCAAACACTTTTGAAATATTTGATTTTCGGCCGGGAGGTCGCTGGAAGTTTGTCATGCATGGTCCGGAAAAAGGCAACTATAAAAATGAATGTGAATTTATTCAAATAGATGAACCAAATTTAATATACTGGAAACGGCTCACACAACCACTTTTCCACGTTGGTGCAACCTTCGAAGAAATGGAAAGTGAAAGGACCAGAGTAACCTTTCGAATGATCTTCGATTCAGTGGAAGAGTGTAACAAGATCAAACGTTTTGCTCTTGAAAAAAACGAAGAGAATTTTGATAAACTGAATAATCTTTTAAAAACGTTATATCCGGGCAAATAA
- a CDS encoding efflux RND transporter periplasmic adaptor subunit, with amino-acid sequence MKRILMLLSLCALFCHTSCESKKEEKEEKTKFLVTSPLKKDTLITKEYVSQIRAISHIEIRALEKGYLQKIFVDEGQSVKKGQLMFQIMPVMYQAELQKAQAEASFAEIEYQNTSKLAQSNIVAPNELAMAKAKLNKAKAEVSLAQVHLGFTQIKAPFDGIMDHFQVRLGSLVDEGDLLTTLSDNSKMWVYFNVPEAEYLDYKTTQKKNNITKVKLQMANQQVFEYPGEVQTIEADFNNETGNIAFRATFPNPKGLLRHGETGNVIMAVPMKNALLIPQKATFEVLEKKYVYVLDKNNVIRSREITTAAELPHIYVVQKGLAETDKILLEGLRLVRENEKIETKFVEPQAALSQLELYAE; translated from the coding sequence ATGAAGAGAATTCTCATGCTCTTGAGCTTGTGTGCCTTATTCTGTCATACAAGTTGTGAATCAAAAAAGGAAGAAAAAGAAGAGAAAACTAAATTTTTAGTTACCAGCCCTCTAAAAAAAGATACCTTAATCACTAAGGAATACGTCAGTCAAATCCGCGCCATCAGTCACATTGAAATAAGAGCTTTGGAAAAGGGCTACTTACAGAAGATTTTTGTAGACGAAGGCCAGTCGGTAAAAAAAGGGCAGCTCATGTTCCAAATTATGCCGGTTATGTACCAGGCGGAACTGCAGAAAGCCCAGGCAGAAGCCAGTTTCGCGGAAATCGAATACCAAAACACCAGTAAGCTGGCCCAAAGCAATATAGTGGCTCCCAATGAACTCGCTATGGCGAAAGCTAAATTAAACAAAGCCAAAGCGGAAGTATCTTTAGCCCAGGTTCATTTAGGATTTACGCAAATTAAAGCTCCTTTTGATGGTATCATGGACCATTTCCAGGTGAGACTGGGTAGTTTGGTAGACGAGGGCGATTTGCTTACCACTTTATCCGACAACAGTAAAATGTGGGTATATTTTAATGTACCGGAAGCCGAGTACCTGGATTATAAAACCACCCAGAAAAAGAATAACATCACGAAGGTAAAGCTCCAAATGGCCAATCAGCAGGTGTTTGAATATCCGGGCGAAGTGCAAACTATTGAAGCAGATTTTAATAACGAAACTGGGAATATTGCTTTCCGGGCCACCTTCCCCAACCCCAAAGGCCTGTTACGGCACGGCGAAACAGGTAATGTAATAATGGCGGTGCCAATGAAAAATGCGTTGTTAATTCCGCAAAAAGCCACTTTCGAAGTTCTGGAGAAAAAGTATGTGTATGTTTTAGATAAAAACAACGTGATCCGGTCAAGGGAAATTACCACTGCGGCAGAATTGCCGCACATTTATGTGGTTCAGAAGGGTCTGGCAGAAACGGATAAAATCTTATTGGAAGGTTTACGCCTGGTTCGGGAGAACGAAAAAATAGAAACCAAATTCGTAGAGCCTCAGGCTGCCCTATCGCAATTAGAGTTATATGCGGAATAA